The sequence CTGGCGCCTTGGAGAAGGCCTGCCAAGCCTCTTCGCCGCTCTCGGTGCTGACGACATAGTATCCGGCCTGCTCGAGAGTGAGGCGCACGGAGTTGCGCATCATCGGATCGTCGTCCGCCAGCAGCACCCGTTTTCCGGACTCAGCCTTCTTGATTCCTTCCGCGGCTCCGCCTTCGGGTTCGACGGCGGCGGGTTTGGGCATGAGGCGGCGCAGGATATGGGCCGAAGCTTCCGCTTCGCGCCTCAAGCTGTCGCGCGAAGGGGCATCGCCCCCTGAGGGCTTCTGGTCCTGTTTTTGTGGAGATGGAGAGGCGCCTGAGGGAGCTGATTTGCCTGAAGCTGGCACAGCTCTATCCGATCCGACGGCATGCAAAAAGCGGCCGGTAGTGCTTTTCTCGTCGGTTGAGCGGACTTGCCCCGGACGCTTCTTGCCGGGTTCTTCCTCGTCGCTCATGCCGGGAACCGCACCTTGAAACGGCACATTTACCCCCTCCGTAGACCCATCGACAGGATCGGCTAGCAGGGATTAACAAAGTCTTAACGGATAACAATGATACGCCTGTTCAGCGTGAATAACTATGACCTAACAACGAACAGGCAGGGCGAATATTTGACGGTCGCCCCTTTGGCGGTTCCATCCCGAAATATTCTCAAAAGAAGGAAGCAGGAGAGTCTTGGGCGCCCTCAGCC comes from Limibacillus sp. and encodes:
- a CDS encoding response regulator: MRREAEASAHILRRLMPKPAAVEPEGGAAEGIKKAESGKRVLLADDDPMMRNSVRLTLEQAGYYVVSTESGEEAWQAFSKAPGSFDLLVSDISMPSLDGASLAHRIRLLRPHMRIILMSGYFDEKAAGDLMKDGRVKFLAKPFSLDVFIDEVRSALKPR